One window of the Candidatus Yanofskybacteria bacterium genome contains the following:
- a CDS encoding dihydrouridine synthase gives MNFWQKLVKKKKPFFALAPMADVTDPVFRQVILKCGKPDVLWTEFVSVDGLSSNKGYKKLIRHLKFSKKEKPIVVQFFGTKPENFYKCAQLAVKLGFDGIDINMGCPVKKVAKQGAGAKLISNSELAKEIIIATKRGAGSGSSRIPVSVKTRIGFNKIDTKNWISEIIRAKPDAITVHGRTSKELSMVPAHWDEIAKATKLIKKAGIVAIGNGDVLSVGEGMDKAKRYGVDGIMIGRGIFQNPWVFSEGNFPKGIFDPALSDEKAPFSSERNKRIKLALYHLKLHEKFWGKERNYDNMKKFFKMYISGWEGAKELRMELMITKSATEAFTILTRTK, from the coding sequence ATGAACTTCTGGCAGAAATTAGTGAAAAAGAAGAAGCCATTTTTTGCATTGGCGCCGATGGCCGATGTGACCGACCCTGTTTTTAGGCAGGTGATTTTAAAATGTGGCAAGCCGGATGTTCTTTGGACAGAGTTTGTCTCGGTTGATGGCCTGTCTTCGAATAAGGGTTATAAAAAGCTCATTAGGCATTTGAAATTCTCAAAGAAAGAAAAGCCAATCGTGGTTCAGTTCTTTGGGACTAAACCAGAAAATTTTTATAAATGTGCTCAGCTGGCAGTTAAGCTTGGTTTTGATGGTATTGATATTAATATGGGCTGTCCAGTTAAGAAGGTGGCGAAGCAGGGCGCAGGTGCTAAGCTGATTTCAAATTCTGAATTGGCCAAAGAGATTATAATCGCGACTAAGCGTGGAGCTGGCTCCGGCAGTAGCCGGATACCAGTTTCGGTTAAGACTCGAATCGGATTTAATAAAATCGATACTAAAAATTGGATATCGGAGATAATAAGGGCTAAGCCTGATGCAATTACGGTGCATGGCCGGACAAGCAAGGAATTGTCGATGGTGCCAGCGCATTGGGACGAAATTGCCAAAGCGACTAAGTTAATAAAAAAAGCGGGAATTGTAGCAATTGGCAACGGTGATGTTCTGAGTGTGGGAGAAGGGATGGATAAAGCCAAGAGATATGGCGTAGATGGAATTATGATCGGGCGAGGAATTTTCCAGAATCCGTGGGTGTTTAGTGAAGGCAATTTTCCGAAGGGCATCTTTGATCCGGCATTGTCGGACGAAAAGGCGCCCTTCTCTTCTGAACGAAACAAGAGAATTAAATTGGCACTATATCATTTGAAGCTGCATGAGAAGTTTTGGGGTAAAGAGAGAAATTACGATAACATGAAAAAATTCTTTAAAATGTATATTTCGGGCTGGGAGGGCGCGAAAGAATTACGTATGGAGCTTATGATTACTAAGTCTGCGACCGAAGCCTTTACAATATTGACACGAACGAAATAA
- the rpsM gene encoding 30S ribosomal protein S13 — translation MPRILGIVIPDKKKIVYSLPYVYGLGFSTSRIILRTVGIDENKLAKDLTTEELNKIQKIIELSYKVEGDLRKEVTGNIKRLKEIGAWRGLRHAHRLPLHGRSKTNSRTTRGNVRRTMGSGRKPSSEKT, via the coding sequence ATGCCAAGAATTCTAGGTATAGTCATTCCTGATAAAAAGAAGATTGTTTACTCATTACCGTATGTTTATGGTTTAGGTTTTAGCACTAGCAGGATAATTTTAAGAACCGTAGGTATCGATGAGAATAAGCTAGCCAAAGATTTAACGACTGAGGAACTAAATAAAATCCAAAAGATAATTGAATTGAGCTATAAGGTAGAAGGAGACTTAAGAAAAGAAGTCACTGGAAACATAAAAAGATTGAAGGAAATTGGGGCCTGGAGAGGACTCAGACACGCGCACAGGTTGCCGCTGCATGGCCGTTCTAAGACAAATTCAAGAACTACCAGGGGCAACGTAAGAAGAACCATGGGCTCTGGCAGAAAACCGTCATCCGAGAAGACATAA
- a CDS encoding 30S ribosomal protein S11, translating into MGKKKIITKTETSGATESNAPAAPKKSSKKQVINGIAHINVSYNNTSIAISDQKGDIIAWSSAGGLGFKGTKKSTPYAANMVAKDCVEKAKKFNLTNIKIIAKGIGPGRESAIRGIAGTGLNVLSIQDNTPVAHNGVRSKKPRRV; encoded by the coding sequence ATGGGAAAAAAGAAAATCATCACAAAAACCGAGACTTCTGGAGCAACAGAAAGCAACGCTCCCGCAGCTCCTAAGAAAAGTAGTAAGAAACAAGTTATAAATGGTATAGCCCACATTAACGTTTCGTATAATAATACTTCTATTGCTATCAGCGATCAGAAAGGCGATATTATTGCTTGGTCATCGGCTGGTGGCTTGGGTTTTAAGGGTACCAAGAAGTCTACTCCTTATGCCGCAAATATGGTTGCTAAGGATTGTGTAGAGAAAGCTAAAAAGTTTAATCTGACCAATATCAAGATTATCGCTAAGGGAATTGGACCCGGCCGAGAATCGGCGATCAGAGGCATAGCTGGAACGGGTTTGAATGTTTTATCGATCCAGGACAATACCCCGGTTGCGCATAATGGCGTTAGGAGTAAGAAACCGAGGAGAGTCTAG
- a CDS encoding 30S ribosomal protein S4: protein MARYLGPREKVERRVGERLFLKGDRSYSPKAAVTRRPYPPGQHTRRNNKISEFGQQLMAKQKVRATYRMLEKQFKNGIKHALESREEPYTEIIGKLENRLDNTVFRSGFAQSRDQARQLVSHGHILVNGKKVNIPSYTVKRNDIISVREGSKKTKYFTTLLPVWFPAYQGPGWIEINKEKVEAKVKGQATLEESGLKMEDLQAVVEYYSR from the coding sequence ATGGCACGATATCTAGGACCAAGAGAAAAAGTTGAGCGAAGAGTTGGCGAGCGTCTTTTTTTGAAAGGCGATCGTTCGTATTCTCCGAAAGCTGCCGTAACTCGAAGACCATATCCGCCAGGTCAGCACACCCGAAGAAACAACAAGATATCTGAATTCGGGCAACAGTTGATGGCCAAGCAGAAAGTCAGAGCTACATACAGAATGCTTGAGAAGCAGTTCAAGAATGGCATTAAGCATGCGCTTGAATCAAGAGAAGAGCCTTACACCGAGATCATCGGAAAGCTTGAGAACAGACTAGATAATACGGTTTTCAGATCAGGATTTGCTCAATCAAGAGATCAGGCAAGACAGTTAGTATCTCATGGCCATATCTTAGTAAATGGTAAGAAAGTGAATATTCCCTCATATACGGTAAAAAGGAATGACATCATATCGGTTAGAGAGGGTAGCAAGAAGACCAAGTATTTTACAACTTTACTTCCAGTATGGTTCCCTGCATATCAGGGTCCAGGGTGGATAGAAATAAATAAAGAGAAAGTTGAGGCTAAGGTTAAGGGGCAAGCAACGCTAGAAGAAAGCGGATTAAAGATGGAAGACCTTCAGGCCGTAGTCGAATATTATTCAAGATAG
- a CDS encoding alanine--tRNA ligase, with protein MTHKEIRDKFIKFFQERGHKLVPSASLMPTDPSVLFTTAGMQQFKYYYTGQADATKDFGSLNTVTIQKCVRTSDIDEVGDESHLTFFEMLGNFSFGGYFKKEAIQYGYDFIVKEMGLKIDYVSVFEGSDGVPADDESEKYWKELDPNIVVKRFGRKDNFWGPTGAEGPCGPTTEIYVNGLEVWNIVFNQYYQYADKKLESLKTPGIDTGMGLERLVMVSQGVSTIFDTDLLRPIMELIPSMEERKKRIVTDHARAVAFMLSDGFRPSNKEAGYVLRRIMRRLIVYAFQFKIEKQIISNLFRMVQEIYDGYYPELDINLIISEFSTEKDKFDNTLERGMRELDKIDDLNAVNAFHLYESFGLPYEIIKEVGGDKAKSLNRDNFDEEFKKHQELSRAGAEKKFGGHGIAKGDLTAANEEELVIKIKYHTTTHLLQSALRKVLGNDVHQSGSDINAERLRFDFSFDRKMTSEEIRQVEDTINQAISDDLAVSFEDMRYQDAIDSGALAFFKLKYPEMVTVYTIGDPGDYFSKEVCGGPHVRRTGEIGHIKIAKEEAVSAGIRRIRIVLQ; from the coding sequence ATGACTCACAAAGAAATAAGAGACAAGTTTATAAAATTTTTCCAAGAGAGGGGACACAAACTTGTGCCCTCGGCCTCACTTATGCCAACTGATCCGTCGGTGTTGTTTACTACGGCTGGCATGCAGCAATTTAAATATTATTATACTGGTCAGGCCGATGCAACCAAAGATTTTGGTTCTTTAAATACGGTTACTATTCAAAAATGTGTACGTACTTCAGACATCGATGAAGTCGGCGATGAATCTCATCTGACATTTTTTGAGATGCTGGGAAACTTTTCATTTGGCGGATATTTTAAAAAAGAAGCCATTCAATATGGCTACGACTTTATCGTTAAGGAAATGGGACTAAAGATCGATTATGTCTCTGTATTTGAAGGTAGTGATGGCGTACCGGCTGATGACGAATCTGAAAAATATTGGAAAGAACTAGATCCAAACATTGTGGTTAAGAGATTTGGCAGGAAAGATAATTTCTGGGGACCGACTGGCGCCGAAGGGCCTTGTGGCCCAACCACGGAAATATATGTAAACGGGCTAGAAGTCTGGAATATCGTTTTCAATCAATATTATCAGTACGCGGACAAGAAGCTAGAGTCGCTCAAAACGCCGGGTATCGATACGGGTATGGGCCTAGAAAGGCTCGTTATGGTAAGCCAAGGCGTCTCGACTATATTTGATACTGATTTACTCCGGCCGATCATGGAATTGATTCCTAGTATGGAAGAAAGAAAGAAAAGAATCGTTACTGATCATGCTCGTGCCGTAGCGTTTATGTTGTCAGATGGCTTCAGGCCTTCCAATAAAGAAGCCGGATATGTATTAAGAAGAATAATGCGCCGTCTAATCGTTTATGCTTTTCAGTTTAAGATTGAGAAGCAGATAATTTCGAATTTATTTAGAATGGTTCAGGAAATATACGACGGTTATTATCCGGAATTGGATATTAACTTGATCATCAGTGAATTTTCGACGGAGAAAGATAAGTTCGATAACACTTTAGAGCGAGGCATGAGAGAGCTCGATAAGATTGATGACTTGAATGCGGTTAATGCCTTTCATCTTTATGAAAGTTTTGGGTTACCCTACGAAATTATCAAAGAAGTTGGTGGCGATAAGGCCAAGAGCTTGAATCGCGATAACTTTGACGAAGAATTTAAAAAGCATCAGGAACTATCGCGGGCGGGTGCGGAGAAAAAGTTTGGTGGCCACGGCATTGCCAAGGGTGACTTAACCGCCGCTAACGAGGAGGAATTAGTTATCAAAATCAAATATCATACTACCACGCATTTACTCCAATCTGCCTTGAGAAAAGTCTTGGGCAATGATGTCCATCAATCTGGCTCTGATATTAATGCCGAAAGGTTGAGGTTTGATTTTAGTTTTGATCGTAAGATGACATCCGAAGAGATAAGGCAAGTCGAGGACACAATTAATCAAGCTATATCCGATGACCTGGCTGTATCTTTTGAAGATATGAGATATCAGGATGCGATTGATTCTGGGGCGTTAGCATTTTTTAAGCTTAAATATCCAGAGATGGTGACAGTCTATACGATTGGCGATCCTGGTGATTATTTTTCGAAAGAAGTTTGCGGTGGTCCGCATGTTAGACGCACCGGCGAGATAGGCCACATTAAAATCGCAAAAGAGGAGGCCGTTTCGGCTGGTATCAGACGTATTAGGATCGTATTACAATAA
- the rpmJ gene encoding 50S ribosomal protein L36, with translation MKVRASVKKMCTSCKLVRRKGRLYCICKIAKHKQRQG, from the coding sequence ATGAAAGTACGAGCGTCAGTGAAAAAAATGTGTACTAGCTGCAAATTAGTAAGACGCAAGGGGCGCCTGTATTGCATTTGCAAGATAGCCAAGCATAAGCAAAGACAAGGGTAG
- a CDS encoding translation initiation factor IF-1, whose product MNENPKNRVNGQVIEALPGTTFKVKLDDGKEVLAYLAGKMRLNYIKVMIGDKVSLELSPDGARGRIVYRF is encoded by the coding sequence TTGAACGAAAACCCCAAAAATAGAGTAAACGGTCAGGTTATAGAGGCTTTGCCAGGTACTACCTTCAAAGTTAAGCTTGACGATGGCAAAGAGGTTTTGGCATACTTGGCGGGCAAGATGCGCCTTAACTACATTAAAGTAATGATAGGGGACAAGGTTTCTTTAGAATTGAGCCCAGACGGTGCCAGGGGCAGGATAGTCTATAGATTTTAA